The following coding sequences lie in one Acidobacteriota bacterium genomic window:
- the nadC gene encoding carboxylating nicotinate-nucleotide diphosphorylase: MLQLDSQKLTPIVSQALAEDRGAGDVTSRLTVDPFLQARGDFRAKEDLVLAGWPVVAETFRLLSDRFASQAFFGEGDRVAMGSLLGTVRGPALLLLGGERVALNFLQRCSGIATLTRAMVGAVEGSGISVLDTRKTTPGLRFLEKYAVAMGGGKNHRFGLYDGILIKENHIRAAGGIEAAVSRIRSGSGTPQRIEVEVSNLQELEQALRVGVEAILLDNMTPGQVRECVDRARGQALLEVSGGIDLHNIRDYAVTGVDFISVGALTHSAKAADISLELQLASPCGR; encoded by the coding sequence ATGCTGCAACTGGATTCCCAGAAGCTGACACCCATAGTCTCCCAGGCGTTGGCGGAGGACCGCGGAGCCGGCGATGTCACCAGCCGGCTCACCGTCGATCCATTTCTGCAGGCTCGAGGAGATTTCCGTGCCAAGGAGGATCTGGTCCTGGCAGGATGGCCGGTGGTGGCTGAGACTTTTCGCCTCCTCTCGGACCGGTTTGCTTCTCAGGCATTTTTTGGAGAAGGCGACCGAGTGGCCATGGGAAGCCTTCTGGGAACGGTCCGCGGGCCCGCGTTGCTGCTGCTCGGTGGGGAGCGGGTGGCGCTCAACTTCCTGCAGCGGTGCAGCGGCATCGCGACCTTGACCAGGGCCATGGTTGGCGCCGTGGAGGGCAGCGGGATTTCCGTCCTGGATACGCGCAAGACTACCCCCGGGCTGCGTTTCCTGGAAAAGTATGCCGTTGCCATGGGAGGGGGGAAGAACCATCGCTTCGGTCTCTATGACGGGATTCTGATCAAGGAGAACCACATCCGGGCCGCGGGCGGAATCGAAGCGGCCGTCTCCAGGATTCGCTCCGGATCGGGCACTCCGCAAAGGATCGAGGTGGAGGTGTCCAATCTTCAGGAGTTGGAGCAGGCCCTCAGGGTTGGGGTGGAGGCCATTCTGCTGGACAACATGACTCCGGGACAGGTACGAGAGTGCGTCGACCGGGCCCGGGGGCAGGCTCTCTTGGAGGTCTCCGGTGGCATTGATCTGCACAATATCAGGGACTATGCCGTAACCGGAGTGGACTTCATCTCGGTGGGCGCCTTGACGCACTCCGCGAAGGCGGCGGATATCAGCCTGGAGCTGCAGCTAGCCAGTCCCTGCGGACGATGA
- a CDS encoding biotin--[acetyl-CoA-carboxylase] ligase — protein sequence MRELPSSGRQLGRLVELLAGSAGEVWSLAELARSTDMSPSELSAVLATLQTEGLSLEVDSDGRVGLPAAADMPVASRVRPHLSTNRLGQRLHHYLRVDSTNDTARRLAEAGAAEGTVVVAEEQAGGRGRLGRTWLSRKGRDILLSLVLRPHVDPAQAPGLNLVVGLAAGQAIGEVAGISTDLKWPNDVLTGGGKCCGVLTEMNADPGKIHFVIVGVGINVNGTSLPNAIAGRASTLEQAAGGPIHRPRLVAALLNRLEALYLVFLDRGLRPLLERWVASSSSVRGRPVLVSNHGRSLRGTTAGLSEQGALRIKREDGSVEEVLAGDVVQW from the coding sequence ATGAGGGAACTTCCATCCAGCGGTCGGCAGCTCGGTCGACTTGTCGAGTTGCTGGCGGGTTCAGCCGGCGAGGTTTGGTCCCTGGCGGAGCTTGCCCGTTCCACGGATATGTCTCCGTCCGAGCTGTCGGCAGTGCTGGCCACGCTCCAGACGGAGGGTCTGTCTTTGGAGGTAGACTCGGATGGGCGGGTGGGGCTGCCGGCCGCTGCGGATATGCCGGTTGCCTCCCGCGTTCGACCGCATCTCTCCACCAACCGGCTGGGTCAGAGGCTTCACCACTACCTGAGGGTCGACTCCACCAACGACACCGCCCGGCGCCTTGCCGAGGCCGGGGCAGCCGAAGGGACAGTGGTGGTGGCCGAAGAGCAGGCCGGCGGGCGAGGGCGTCTGGGCAGAACCTGGTTGTCTCGCAAGGGCAGGGACATCCTCCTTTCGCTGGTATTGCGCCCCCACGTGGATCCGGCGCAGGCGCCCGGCTTGAACCTGGTGGTGGGGCTGGCGGCCGGTCAGGCTATTGGGGAGGTTGCCGGAATCTCCACCGACCTCAAGTGGCCGAACGACGTGCTCACCGGCGGCGGAAAGTGCTGCGGAGTGCTGACGGAGATGAATGCCGATCCCGGGAAGATCCATTTCGTTATCGTAGGAGTCGGCATCAACGTCAACGGGACCTCTCTTCCCAATGCCATTGCCGGTCGGGCTTCAACCTTGGAGCAAGCGGCGGGTGGTCCCATCCACAGGCCGAGGCTGGTGGCGGCCTTGTTGAACCGCCTGGAAGCCTTGTACCTGGTATTCCTGGACCGGGGACTCCGACCTCTCTTGGAGCGCTGGGTGGCATCGTCTTCGTCCGTCCGGGGCCGCCCGGTCCTGGTCTCGAACCACGGCCGCTCCCTTCGGGGGACCACTGCCGGCCTTAGCGAGCAGGGAGCCTTGCGAATCAAACGGGAGGACGGCAGCGTGGAAGAAGTCCTGGCCGGGGACGTGGTTCAATGGTAG
- a CDS encoding type III pantothenate kinase has translation MLLVIDVGNTNTWLGIYEGSTLRKDWRLETKERQSADEYGILIRNLFSLAGIDFTHISDIVIASVVPPLNTVLEQTALKYFKVAPLFVEPGVKTGMPILYDPPSDVGADRIVNAVAAFHRYGGPCIVVDFGTATTFDAISSKGEYLGGVISPGPVIAAEALFTRTARLPRVEVKPSVNVIGTSTVASIQSGLYHGYVSLVDGILQRMIGELGPETTVVSTGGQAALFGSGTRHIQHIDSHLTLDGLRLIHEKNFPR, from the coding sequence ATGCTGCTGGTCATCGACGTCGGCAACACCAATACCTGGCTGGGAATCTACGAGGGCTCCACGCTGAGGAAAGACTGGCGCCTGGAAACCAAGGAGCGTCAATCCGCGGATGAATACGGAATATTGATCAGGAACCTCTTCAGTCTGGCGGGCATCGATTTTACCCACATCTCGGATATCGTGATTGCATCGGTGGTTCCTCCGCTCAACACCGTGCTGGAGCAGACAGCCTTGAAGTATTTCAAGGTTGCCCCCCTGTTTGTCGAGCCGGGCGTCAAGACCGGAATGCCCATCCTCTACGATCCACCTTCGGACGTGGGGGCCGACAGGATCGTCAATGCGGTAGCCGCCTTTCATCGTTACGGGGGACCCTGCATCGTGGTGGACTTTGGGACAGCCACCACCTTCGACGCGATTTCCAGTAAGGGAGAGTACCTGGGAGGGGTCATCAGTCCCGGCCCGGTGATCGCAGCCGAGGCGCTGTTCACCAGAACAGCCCGACTTCCCAGAGTCGAGGTCAAGCCGTCTGTCAACGTGATCGGCACCTCGACGGTCGCCAGTATCCAGTCGGGCCTCTATCACGGGTATGTCAGCCTGGTTGACGGCATCCTGCAGCGCATGATTGGGGAGTTGGGTCCTGAAACCACGGTGGTTTCCACGGGTGGTCAGGCCGCTCTTTTCGGGTCCGGCACCCGCCATATTCAACATATCGATTCCCACTTGACGCTGGATGGATTGCGCCTCATCCACGAGAAAAACTTTCCTCGGTGA
- a CDS encoding class I SAM-dependent RNA methyltransferase: MKTFQVTVERMIPGGKGIAFLEKKAVFLPLVVPGDRVLVKQAADRGSYLEVLDGELIEASPDRQTPPCPYFGRCGGCDFQQMTVPRQLDSKTEILTDALRRVGRIGGSHSGIVRIPSPDSAYRNRLQLKVLARNGRVSWGFFERASHRVVEVDRCRIALDGLWAILPDLRAFLERSPMTVGCLSEVEIFQGDGEEALIDLKVMPGAENLSTLRRDLLAAGFDWESRPVSLYVSRSQKRTLRVSGPGFVHKTVGNWTFRVSRGSFFQINECMLESLSRRATQGLAGSRALDLFCGVGFFTLPLSKTFELVWAVDQNAAAILDMEANARRNGRRNCRIFHRDLDTFLRDRRRDLEEVDLVLLDPPRTGIPKTTVGRVADLRASRVVYVSCDPSTLARDLRIILGRGYAIESLEIVDLFPHSHHMETIARLKRTGG; this comes from the coding sequence ATGAAGACCTTTCAGGTCACGGTCGAGCGAATGATCCCGGGTGGCAAGGGAATTGCCTTTCTTGAAAAGAAGGCGGTCTTTCTCCCGCTGGTAGTCCCCGGTGATCGTGTCCTGGTCAAGCAGGCGGCCGACCGTGGCAGCTACCTTGAAGTGCTGGACGGTGAGCTGATCGAAGCCTCCCCCGATCGGCAGACGCCTCCCTGTCCCTACTTTGGTCGGTGCGGGGGATGCGATTTCCAGCAAATGACAGTTCCCCGACAGCTCGACAGCAAGACGGAAATCTTGACCGACGCTCTGCGGCGGGTGGGTCGCATTGGCGGTTCCCACAGCGGAATCGTGCGGATTCCTTCCCCTGACTCGGCCTACCGGAATCGCTTGCAACTGAAGGTCCTGGCTCGAAACGGGAGAGTCTCCTGGGGATTTTTCGAACGGGCTTCCCACCGGGTAGTGGAAGTCGACCGGTGCCGGATCGCCCTGGACGGGCTGTGGGCGATCCTTCCCGATCTGCGGGCCTTCCTGGAGCGCTCGCCAATGACGGTGGGCTGTCTGAGCGAGGTTGAGATCTTCCAGGGAGATGGAGAGGAAGCCTTGATCGACCTGAAGGTGATGCCGGGCGCCGAAAACCTTTCCACCCTCAGGCGAGATCTGCTGGCCGCTGGGTTCGACTGGGAAAGTCGGCCCGTGAGCCTCTACGTGTCCCGATCGCAGAAGCGCACGCTTCGGGTGTCGGGGCCCGGCTTTGTCCACAAGACGGTGGGAAATTGGACATTCCGGGTGAGCCGTGGATCCTTTTTTCAAATCAACGAATGCATGCTGGAGTCCTTGAGCCGACGGGCAACGCAGGGTCTGGCAGGATCTCGCGCCCTCGATCTCTTCTGTGGAGTGGGGTTCTTCACCCTGCCGCTGTCAAAGACGTTCGAACTGGTGTGGGCAGTGGACCAAAACGCCGCGGCCATCCTGGATATGGAAGCGAACGCCCGTAGGAACGGGCGCCGCAACTGCCGCATTTTTCACAGAGACCTTGATACCTTTCTGCGAGACCGCCGTCGGGACCTGGAGGAGGTCGACCTGGTTCTGCTGGACCCGCCTCGAACCGGAATCCCCAAGACCACTGTCGGGAGGGTCGCCGACCTGAGGGCTTCCAGGGTGGTCTACGTCTCCTGCGATCCCTCCACCCTTGCCAGGGATCTGAGAATCATTCTGGGCAGGGGCTACGCGATCGAATCCCTGGAGATCGTGGACCTGTTTCCGCATAGCCATCACATGGAGACCATCGCGAGACTGAAACGAACGGGCGGTTGA
- a CDS encoding DUF1553 domain-containing protein produces MKRKKKVPIRPLAALVCLLSPLALSAAWSGKLADELFSPHQRKHWAFQKVQRPELPAVRHSDWVRTPIDAFVLAGLEAKGLDPSPPADRVTLLRRAYFDLIGLPPMPEDVDAFLADQSSKALGRVVDRLLDSPHYGERWTRHWLDLARYADSEGFKSDQTRPNAWRYREYLIRSFNGDKPYNRFVREQIAGDELWSNDPDAGLATAFNRLYPDEHNARNLVQRRQEILHDITSVVGGVFLGLTYECARCHDHKFDPLLQADYYRLQAFFANVRARDDIVLASRETAHRHRRQLAAWEEETASIRREMAALEEPKRKEILDELIARYPDAIKEAISSPSENRTPFQWLMYYKMQAFLDPGSYLYHAPTRSVVNQLKDEEKKHWKELKSRLDKFSDLHPGELPIGIGIADAGREAPPTFILSGGAYDASGEEVEPGFPTLFDPGPAKIVAPEGMESTGRRTALANWIADPDNPLTARVMVNRIWHYHFGRGIVDTPSNLGLSGGLPSHPQLLDWLATEFIRNNWSIKHLHRLILNSNTYRQASLYREAAAKIDPENKQLWRFPRQRLEGEIIRDAALAVSGLLNPEMGGPSVFPPIPPGMKANWETTQDSAERNRRSLYVFIRRNTRYPMFETFDLPDTHESCPRRDITTSPLQALTMMNSEVVLEWARAFAGRLLFAAGFDPAAQIDMAYRLAYSRHPTSEEKDTALDFLHRHHGVIAGHAEEGEKLVLPLMRPYNVDPADAATLVDFCHMIINSNEFTYRH; encoded by the coding sequence GTGAAGCGGAAGAAAAAGGTTCCCATTCGGCCTTTGGCGGCATTGGTGTGTCTGCTTTCGCCGCTGGCGTTGAGTGCCGCCTGGTCAGGGAAATTGGCGGATGAGCTCTTCAGTCCGCATCAGCGGAAACACTGGGCTTTTCAGAAAGTTCAGCGTCCGGAATTGCCGGCGGTTCGCCACTCCGACTGGGTTCGAACTCCAATCGATGCCTTCGTGCTGGCCGGGCTGGAAGCCAAGGGCTTGGATCCGTCCCCGCCGGCCGACCGGGTGACTCTTCTGCGCCGTGCTTATTTCGATCTGATTGGTTTGCCTCCCATGCCCGAAGACGTCGACGCTTTTCTGGCAGACCAATCCTCCAAGGCTCTTGGGAGAGTTGTCGACCGGCTCCTGGACTCCCCTCATTACGGGGAGCGGTGGACCCGCCACTGGCTCGATCTGGCTCGTTACGCCGACAGCGAAGGGTTCAAGTCGGATCAAACCCGTCCCAATGCGTGGCGCTACCGGGAATATCTGATTCGATCATTCAACGGCGACAAGCCTTATAACCGCTTCGTGCGCGAGCAGATCGCCGGTGACGAGCTATGGTCGAACGATCCCGATGCCGGTTTGGCCACGGCGTTCAACCGCCTCTATCCCGATGAGCACAATGCCCGCAACCTGGTGCAGAGGAGACAGGAAATACTCCATGACATTACCTCCGTGGTGGGTGGGGTCTTCCTGGGACTCACCTATGAGTGTGCGCGCTGTCACGACCACAAATTCGATCCACTCCTGCAGGCGGACTACTACCGGCTGCAGGCCTTTTTTGCCAATGTCCGGGCCAGGGACGATATCGTGCTTGCCTCCCGGGAAACTGCCCATCGGCATCGCCGTCAACTTGCGGCGTGGGAGGAAGAGACCGCCTCGATTCGCCGGGAAATGGCGGCCCTTGAAGAACCCAAGCGCAAGGAGATTCTCGACGAGTTGATTGCAAGATATCCGGATGCAATCAAGGAGGCGATCTCAAGCCCCTCCGAGAATCGGACGCCCTTCCAGTGGCTGATGTATTACAAGATGCAGGCCTTTTTGGACCCAGGTTCCTATCTCTATCACGCACCGACCCGGTCTGTGGTCAACCAACTGAAGGATGAGGAGAAGAAACATTGGAAGGAACTCAAGTCGCGACTCGACAAATTTTCGGATTTGCACCCGGGTGAGTTGCCGATCGGTATCGGCATTGCGGACGCGGGCCGCGAGGCGCCCCCGACGTTTATCCTCTCCGGGGGCGCTTACGATGCAAGCGGGGAAGAGGTAGAACCCGGTTTCCCCACACTCTTCGATCCCGGCCCGGCCAAAATTGTGGCGCCGGAAGGGATGGAGTCCACGGGTCGGCGTACGGCATTAGCCAACTGGATCGCCGATCCGGACAATCCCTTGACGGCCCGCGTCATGGTGAACCGGATCTGGCACTACCACTTCGGTCGAGGTATCGTCGATACTCCCAGCAATCTGGGACTTTCGGGCGGATTGCCCAGTCATCCGCAGTTGCTGGACTGGCTGGCCACGGAGTTCATCCGAAACAACTGGAGCATCAAGCACCTGCACCGCCTCATCCTCAACTCGAATACCTATCGACAGGCTTCCCTCTATCGTGAGGCTGCAGCCAAAATCGACCCGGAGAACAAACAGTTGTGGCGTTTTCCCCGGCAGCGCCTGGAAGGAGAAATCATCCGCGATGCGGCACTGGCAGTTTCCGGGTTGTTGAATCCGGAAATGGGTGGCCCCAGTGTCTTTCCCCCGATTCCCCCGGGCATGAAGGCCAATTGGGAAACAACCCAAGACTCTGCGGAGCGCAATCGCCGCAGTCTCTATGTGTTCATTCGCCGCAACACGCGCTATCCGATGTTTGAGACCTTCGACCTGCCGGACACTCACGAAAGTTGTCCGCGCCGGGACATTACGACCAGCCCGCTGCAAGCGCTCACCATGATGAACAGTGAGGTGGTGCTCGAATGGGCTCGAGCTTTTGCGGGCCGGTTGCTTTTCGCGGCGGGTTTCGACCCTGCTGCCCAAATCGACATGGCTTATCGCCTGGCCTATTCACGGCACCCGACGAGCGAAGAGAAGGACACGGCCCTGGATTTCCTGCATCGCCATCATGGGGTCATCGCAGGGCATGCCGAAGAGGGGGAAAAGCTGGTGTTGCCCTTGATGCGTCCCTATAACGTCGATCCGGCAGACGCGGCGACACTGGTCGATTTTTGTCACATGATCATCAATTCAAACGAGTTTACCTATCGGCACTAG